The Impatiens glandulifera chromosome 8, dImpGla2.1, whole genome shotgun sequence genome includes a window with the following:
- the LOC124913378 gene encoding uncharacterized mitochondrial protein AtMg00820-like, which translates to MVQDIYDEIEFGLFSCEPQSFQKSSQKEYWQKEMKDEVSTIEKNSTWELVDLPDGKKIIGLKWVYKVKYSEDGLIQKHKARLVAKGYSQQPGIDFSETYAHVARMETIRTCVAIAAQLEMENQPTDIMTKTVTIDKFDKFKKKLKITN; encoded by the exons ATGGTTCAAGacatttatgatgaaattgagTTTGGATTATTTTCTTGTGAGCCACAATCATTCCAAAAATCTTCTCAAAAAGAATATTGGCAAAAAGAAATGAAGGACGAGGTATCTACAATTGAGAAAAATTCAACATGGGAACTTGTGGACTTGCCAGATGGAAAGAAAATTATTGGTTTAAAATGGGTCTACAAAGTAAAGTACAGTGAGGATGGTTTGATTCAAAAACATAAAGCTCGACTTGTCGCAAAGGGTTATTCTCAACAACCGGGAATTGACTTCTCAGAAACTTATGCTCATGTTGCAAGAATGGAGACAATCCGTACTTGTGTAGCCATTGCAGCTCAATTGGAG ATGGAGAATCAGCCAACAGATATCATGACCAAAACCGTCACGATTGATAAATTTGACAAATTCAAGAAGAAACTCAAGATTACTAATTAA
- the LOC124913377 gene encoding D-cysteine desulfhydrase 2, mitochondrial, with translation MQSFQSFSLKSSTFSPQTFSVIRKMKMLQLSTAPVVSVLKNDLISNVLEHFCDFSNIKIRWNQLISKLLDRRWRLAKPDAEIHQIIFKNHNREAPENTSFFNNVNPCLAGSKVDYDHRPSFYVVRDDLLHPLVNGNKARKLDALFPLIEDHAVTDMVTCGGCQSAHAAAVAVSCSERGVKPHLLLRGEQPEIPTGYNLISMLYGNVIYVPRSEYAKRLEMLLKHANLIAGTNGHVNWLSDLCEETFLPVTGEVQHHDECSKKVVIVNEGAGEVLALLGVIRLVDYLSRDNVFGKKEKLKIVVDAGTGTTAVGLALGVICLGLPWEVTAVMLADTLDGYRKQEKKLIFDFQRSFPSPFVDELLNTTNGEIVQWIERNRPRKFGKVLEGEVKKCQEIAKETGILVDPIYTLSAWEVATSLCLDTKVAMLHTGGTLGMFGLAQRYRSSFTC, from the exons ATGCAGAGCTTTCAGAGCTTCTCCTTAAAATCTTCAACCTTCTCGCCTCAGACTTTCTCAGTTATCCGCAAGATGAAAATGCTTCAGTTATCAACAGCTCCTGTAGTTTCCGTCCTCAAAAACG ATTTAATCTCAAATGTCTTGGAAcatttttgtgatttttctaACATCAAAATCCGTTGGAACCAGCTTATCTCCAAGTTGCTTGATAGAAGATGGAGACTAGCCAAGCCTGATGCAGAAattcatcaaataatatttaagaatcACAACAGAGAAGCCCCTGAAAAtacttcattttttaataatgtcaATCCTTGTTTGGCTGGTAGCAAAGTAGACTATGATCATAGACCGTCCTTCTATGTGGTGAGGGATGATCTTTTGCACCCACTCGTCAATGGAAATAAGGCTAGAAAACTGGATGCATTGTTTCCTCTGATAGAAGATCATGCAGTGACTGATATG GTTACATGTGGAGGTTGTCAAAGTGCACATGCAGCAGCAGTTG CTGTTTCATGTTCGGAGAGAGGAGTAAAGCCACATTTGCTTCTCAGAGGAGAACAACCTGAAATCCCTACCGGCTACAACCTCATATCAATGCTATATGGAAATGTCATTTATGTCCCTAGGTCTGAGTATGCCAAGAGATTGGAAATGTTGTTGAAACACGCCAATTTGATAGCCGGCACTAATGGTCATGTTAATTGGCTAAGTGATTTATGTGAGGAAACTTTTCTACCTGTAACAGGTGAAGTTCAGCACCATGATGAATGCTCAAAGAAAGTTGTCATTGTCAATGAAGGGGCTGGAGAGGTGCTAGCATTGCTAG GTGTTATTCGGCTTGTAGACTATTTGTCTCGGGATAATGtatttgggaagaaagaaaaactaaaaattgTTGTAGATGCGGGTACTGGGACAACTGCTGTTGGTTTAGCTCTTGGAGTAATATGTTTAGG GCTTCCATGGGAGGTCACCGCTGTAATGTTAGCCGATACACTTGATGGATATCGAAAACAAGAGAAGAAgctaatatttgattttcaaagATCCTTTCCATCTCCATTTGTTGATGAATTGTTGAACACAacaaatggggaaattgttcaATGGATAGAGCGCAACCGCCCAAGAAA ATTTGGGAAGGTTTTAGAAGGAGAAGTGAAGAAATGCCAAGAAATTGCTAAAGAAACAGGCATTCTGGTTGATCCAATATATACTCTGTCAGCATGGGAGGTTGCAACTAGTCTTTGTTTGGACACAAAAGTTGCAATGCTTCACACTGGGGGCACACTTGGTATGTTTGGCCTTGCACAAAGGTACAGGTCTTCTTTCACATGTTGA